In one Pseudomonadota bacterium genomic region, the following are encoded:
- a CDS encoding phage tail protein, whose translation MGIGTLVALVANGASVGAALTATYGVAGSLAIRFAAGAILSTAANALASRGQGQPQQQQLKRDLAFPTSRPPKRVVYGRDRVLGTPVPWPVVGEFMYCAWIVSSRPSEGPFTIYLDNREVELGGADPYDFQGNGALGTNSPFANHVRVWIQRGDQTQPPQTFLDEAGFTPGGDEKRWRATDAAQGCTIVYARLRAGGNERRQERWPSVIPRLEIEGNFTRVWDPRDGAQDANDESTWQWSEDPYLAALDVLRRNPFRPYDDANLVLDQFSDAADIADEVVSLKSGGSERRYAISGVVAYNGQELEQIMQPVLAAGGARLTRSGGRLGIIPAAPRTSAVTITDALEGLAFSRYRPDQEIVNEVRVVYSPRARGYEPAELTPYAIPGALAQDGGQPSVQTLDLSMVSSDTQAQRLRKIFGARARQQTTASFVAPPETMEAVSGSVVTLDLPSPYGDQLDGLYEIESMHPALDPVGEQGFAMRCPVQLRSYSDTIYDWDPATDEEDVFHPPYDGTRTGVAVPGAISVTTGEGIDIDNGQTITPRFRYEFQPSPSTGVDRYETQARLQGDEWAQAGFVSTDTVDGDGDVFGFLEALSPNELHDIRVRALAPDGASEWVEILGVSLGFDITVNTAQPGPGRAEFNVTAPATNVFRGVRIYRTDAGDADFGNAVLVAGIQDLPAGQTSDVAAGDTVAENLLLNGDFDDASVWNPNADWTIANGVATKTPGDGSRLDQNLTDPGGVRFRYRINRVSGTAGTVQFIVEGDTTQGDIVFSTNAVHVGDFQAAPTNITQVGVFGSADFDGSIDDLLFFEELDGMLGQGEFNFWVVPVTQTLSEGAPQGPFPLIIP comes from the coding sequence ATGGGCATAGGCACACTTGTTGCCCTTGTCGCGAATGGTGCCAGCGTCGGCGCGGCGCTGACGGCGACCTACGGCGTCGCGGGCTCGCTGGCCATCCGCTTTGCCGCCGGCGCTATTCTGTCGACGGCGGCGAACGCTCTCGCGTCGCGCGGGCAGGGGCAGCCGCAGCAGCAACAGCTGAAGCGCGATCTGGCGTTTCCGACGTCCCGACCGCCGAAGCGGGTCGTGTACGGCCGCGACCGCGTGCTCGGCACGCCTGTTCCGTGGCCTGTGGTCGGCGAGTTCATGTACTGCGCGTGGATCGTCAGCAGTCGCCCCAGCGAAGGGCCGTTCACCATCTACCTCGACAATCGCGAGGTCGAGCTCGGCGGTGCGGACCCCTACGACTTTCAGGGCAACGGCGCGCTGGGCACGAATTCGCCCTTCGCCAACCATGTCAGGGTCTGGATTCAGCGCGGCGATCAGACCCAGCCGCCGCAGACGTTCCTTGACGAAGCCGGGTTCACGCCAGGCGGCGACGAGAAGCGGTGGCGGGCAACAGACGCTGCGCAGGGCTGCACGATCGTCTACGCGCGCCTCCGCGCCGGCGGCAACGAGCGGCGACAGGAGCGCTGGCCCTCCGTCATCCCGCGCCTCGAGATCGAGGGCAATTTCACCCGCGTATGGGATCCGCGTGACGGCGCGCAGGACGCCAACGACGAAAGCACTTGGCAGTGGTCCGAGGACCCGTATCTCGCGGCACTTGACGTGCTCCGGCGCAATCCGTTCCGGCCCTACGACGACGCCAACCTTGTGCTCGATCAATTCAGCGACGCCGCAGACATCGCCGACGAGGTGGTGAGCCTCAAATCCGGCGGAAGCGAGCGGCGCTACGCAATTTCTGGTGTGGTGGCCTACAACGGGCAGGAGCTCGAGCAAATCATGCAGCCCGTGCTTGCGGCTGGCGGCGCCCGGCTGACACGCAGCGGCGGGCGTCTTGGCATAATCCCGGCGGCACCGCGGACTTCGGCCGTGACCATCACCGACGCGCTCGAGGGTTTGGCCTTCTCGCGGTATCGGCCGGACCAAGAGATCGTGAACGAGGTGCGGGTCGTCTATTCACCGCGGGCGCGCGGGTATGAGCCCGCAGAGCTGACGCCGTATGCCATCCCCGGCGCGCTGGCGCAGGACGGCGGGCAGCCCAGCGTGCAGACCCTCGATCTGTCTATGGTGTCGTCCGACACTCAGGCCCAGCGTCTACGCAAGATTTTCGGTGCGCGTGCCAGGCAGCAGACGACGGCGAGCTTCGTCGCGCCGCCGGAAACCATGGAAGCTGTGTCAGGGTCGGTCGTGACGCTCGATCTGCCGTCTCCCTACGGCGATCAACTCGACGGGTTGTACGAGATCGAAAGCATGCACCCGGCCCTTGATCCCGTCGGTGAGCAGGGCTTTGCGATGCGCTGCCCGGTGCAGCTGCGCTCGTACAGCGACACGATCTACGACTGGGACCCCGCGACCGACGAGGAGGACGTCTTTCACCCGCCATACGACGGCACGCGGACGGGCGTAGCTGTACCTGGTGCGATCAGCGTGACCACCGGTGAAGGCATCGACATCGACAACGGCCAGACGATCACGCCGCGCTTCAGGTACGAGTTCCAGCCGTCACCGTCGACGGGCGTCGACCGATACGAGACGCAGGCGCGGCTTCAGGGCGACGAGTGGGCACAGGCAGGCTTCGTCAGCACGGACACGGTCGATGGCGATGGTGACGTCTTCGGCTTCCTCGAGGCGCTCAGCCCGAACGAGCTGCACGACATCAGGGTGCGCGCTCTGGCGCCCGACGGTGCAAGTGAATGGGTTGAGATCCTCGGCGTGTCGCTCGGTTTCGACATCACGGTCAACACCGCCCAACCGGGACCGGGCCGCGCCGAGTTCAACGTCACCGCACCAGCGACCAACGTCTTCCGCGGCGTCCGCATCTACCGCACCGACGCCGGCGACGCGGACTTTGGGAATGCGGTGCTCGTGGCGGGCATTCAGGACCTGCCGGCAGGGCAAACGTCGGACGTGGCTGCGGGAGATACAGTTGCCGAGAACCTCTTGCTCAACGGGGACTTCGACGACGCCAGCGTGTGGAACCCGAACGCGGATTGGACCATCGCGAATGGTGTGGCGACAAAGACGCCGGGCGACGGATCGCGGCTAGACCAGAATCTGACCGATCCCGGCGGCGTGCGCTTCCGTTATCGCATCAACCGGGTATCCGGAACCGCAGGCACGGTGCAGTTCATCGTCGAGGGTGACACCACGCAAGGCGACATCGTGTTCAGCACCAACGCCGTTCATGTCGGTGACTTTCAGGCTGCGCCGACGAACATCACGCAGGTCGGCGTATTTGGTAGCGCCGACTTCGACGGGTCAATCGATGACCTGCTCTTCTTCGAAGAACTCGACGGCATGCTCGGCCAAGGCGAGTTCAATTTCTGGGTCGTGCCGGTGACGCAGACCCTCAGCGAAGGTGCCCCGCAAGGGCCGTTCCCGTTGATCATCCCGTAG